Proteins from a single region of Gossypium arboreum isolate Shixiya-1 chromosome 1, ASM2569848v2, whole genome shotgun sequence:
- the LOC108482260 gene encoding UDP-glycosyltransferase 74B1, whose translation MEHKQFKGHVILLPYPSQGHINPLLQFAKRLASKGVKATLATTHYTVNSICAAHIGVEPVSDGFDEGGFSQAGNVDFYLKSFKEEGSRSLSQLIQKFKDSSTPVTCVVYDSFLPWALDVAKQQGIYGASFFTNSAAVCSIFSRIHHGRLALPLTPESKPLMLPGLPPLNFRDLPTFLRFPDSYPAYLAMKLSQYSNLNEADWVLDNSFEDLEGKEAIGVSELWQAKLIGPMVPSAYLDERIKGDRGYGSSLWKPLSEECMEWLETKPSQSVVYISFGSMVSLTKEETEEIARGLEESNLHYLWIVRETEQKKLPKWFLESNKEKGMVVTWCNQLEMLAHPAVGCFVTHCGWNSTLEGLSLGVPMVGVPKWADQLTDAKFVEEIWGIGVRAKEDEEGVVRREELIKCLKEVMEGERGKEIKSNANKWKELAKKAISEGGSSDECINKFVQHLMAIVEQIN comes from the exons aTGGAACACAAGCAGTTCAAAGGGCACGTGATACTTCTGCCATACCCAAGCCAAGGCCACATCAACCCTCTTCTCCAATTTGCTAAACGTTTAGCCTCTAAAGGTGTCAAGGCAACACTAGCCACCACCCATTACACAGTCAATTCCATATGTGCAGCTCACATTGGGGTCGAACCTGTATCTGATGGATTCGATGAAGGTGGCTTTTCACAAGCTGGAAATGTAGACTTTTACCTTAAGTCATTCAAGGAAGAAGGGTCCCGATCGCTGTCGCAACTCATCCAAAAGTTTAAAGACTCTAGCACCCCTGTTACCTGTGTGGTGTATGACTCGTTTCTGCCATGGGCTCTTGATGTGGCAAAGCAGCAAGGGATTTATGGAGCTTCTTTCTTTACCAACTCTGCCGCTGTGTGTAGCATATTTTCTCGCATCCATCATGGCCGGCTTGCTCTGCCGCTGACCCCTGAAAGCAAACCCTTAATGTTACCAGGACTTCCTCCATTAAATTTCCGTGACCTGCCCACTTTTCTTCGGTTTCCAGATAGCTACCCTGCTTACTTGGCCATGAAATTGAGTCAGTATTCGAATTTGAATGAAGCTGATTGGGTTTTGGATAACTCCTTTGAAGACTTGGAAGGAAAG GAAGCAATAGGCGTGTCAGAGCTCTGGCAAGCGAAGTTGATTGGGCCTATGGTACCATCTGCTTACCTAGATGAAAGGATCAAAGGTGACAGAGGTTACGGATCAAGTTTATGGAAGCCACTTAGCGAAGAGTGTATGGAATGGCTAGAAACAAAGCCATCTCAATCCGTTGTCTATATTTCATTTGGAAGCATGGTTTCATTAACAAAGGAAGAAACGGAAGAGATTGCTCGCGGCTTAGAGGAAAGCAATTTGCATTACCTGTGGATCGTCAGAGAGACGGAACAGAAAAAACTTCCCAAATGGTTCCTAGAATCAAATAAAGAAAAGGGCATGGTGGTGACATGGTGCAACCAACTAGAAATGCTGGCACATCCAGCCGTAGGCTGCTTTGTGACACATTGTGGGTGGAACTCAACCCTTGAAGGGCTAAGCCTTGGCGTGCCAATGGTGGGTGTGCCCAAATGGGCTGATCAATTGACGGATGCCAAGTTTGTGGAGGAGATTTGGGGGATTGGAGTGAGGGCCAAAGAGGATGAGGAGGGAGTTGTGAGGCGAGAGGAACTGATTAAGTGCTTGAAGGAAGTAATGGAAGGGGAGAGAGGCAAAGAGATTAAGAGTAACGCTAACAAATGGAAGGAATTAGCTAAGAAAGCAATCAGTGAAGGTGGTAGCTCTGATGAGTGTATTAATAAGTTCGTCCAACATCTGATGGCCATAGTCGAACAAATTAATTGA